A DNA window from Nitrospira sp. contains the following coding sequences:
- a CDS encoding Xaa-Pro aminopeptidase (MaGe:77310521), which yields MKRAAAAQPDVATLFIAASELDSNLYYATRFVAPDPFIYLEVKGERLLVMSDLEMDRAKSQASVDRVLSYSELEKKAKSNGTKEPSSVDIVHVILREAKVRQLLVPANFPFIHATRLQELGYSMKPKRDPFYERRVVKTAEEVRCIETAQRATEEAVAAAHAALKRAAIRGGELWLDGEVLTSERIKKLINVKLMELDCVAQHTIVAGGEQACDPHHEGTGLLPANRSIIFDVFPRSANSRYFADMSRTVIRGTASPEIKRLYQTVKDAQEEAITKIKDGADGKKIHQGILDRFEKAGYKTGLVDGRMQGYFHGTGHGVGLDIHEAPRISRTGSLLQEGHVVTVEPGLYYPGLGAVRIEDMVLVTSDGCRNLTDFPKVFELG from the coding sequence ATGAAACGAGCTGCTGCCGCACAACCTGACGTCGCCACGCTGTTTATTGCCGCGAGCGAACTGGATTCGAATCTCTATTATGCGACGCGGTTTGTCGCGCCCGATCCCTTCATCTATTTGGAGGTCAAGGGCGAGCGGCTGCTGGTCATGAGCGATCTCGAAATGGATCGAGCCAAGTCGCAGGCGTCGGTGGATCGCGTCTTGTCGTATTCCGAGCTGGAGAAGAAAGCCAAATCGAACGGGACGAAAGAACCGAGCAGCGTCGATATCGTCCATGTCATTCTTCGGGAAGCCAAAGTCCGGCAGTTGCTGGTCCCGGCCAATTTCCCCTTCATCCACGCGACACGGCTTCAAGAGCTGGGCTACAGCATGAAGCCGAAGCGCGATCCGTTTTATGAGCGGCGTGTCGTGAAGACCGCCGAAGAGGTGCGTTGCATCGAAACGGCGCAGCGCGCGACGGAAGAAGCCGTGGCGGCGGCCCATGCGGCGCTCAAGCGGGCGGCGATCCGTGGCGGAGAGCTGTGGCTGGACGGAGAGGTGCTGACCTCGGAACGGATCAAGAAGCTCATCAACGTCAAATTGATGGAGCTCGATTGCGTCGCGCAGCATACGATTGTGGCCGGCGGCGAACAGGCGTGCGATCCGCACCATGAAGGCACGGGGCTGCTGCCCGCCAATCGCAGCATTATTTTCGATGTGTTTCCCAGGTCGGCCAACAGCCGGTATTTTGCCGACATGTCCCGCACAGTGATTCGCGGCACGGCGAGTCCCGAAATCAAGCGGCTCTATCAGACCGTGAAAGATGCGCAGGAAGAAGCCATCACCAAGATCAAGGACGGCGCCGACGGAAAGAAAATTCACCAAGGGATTCTCGACCGGTTCGAGAAGGCAGGGTATAAGACAGGGCTGGTCGATGGCCGGATGCAGGGGTATTTTCACGGAACCGGACATGGCGTCGGATTGGATATTCATGAGGCGCCTCGTATCAGCCGGACCGGGTCGTTGCTGCAGGAAGGTCATGTCGTCACGGTTGAGCCGGGGCTCTACTATCCTGGATTGGGCGCGGTGCGGATCGAGGATATGGTGCTGGTCACGAGCGACGGCTGCCGCAATTTGACCGATTTCCCGAAGGTCTTTGAGCTGGGCTAA